The Thermococcus peptonophilus genomic sequence AGGAAAAGATTGAAGAAATTGTTGAGAAGTTCAGGCATGGAGATACTCCCAAGCTCCTCATTGTGACAAACATGCTATTAACGGGATTTGATGCTCCAGTAAATCAAGTCATGTATTTAGATAAACCTTTGAGAGACCATAATTTGTTACAAGCTATTGCCAGAGTAAACAGGCCTGCACCTAGAAAAGAGTTCGGACTGATAGTTGATTACAGTGGGGTGTTCGAGAATCTGGAGAAGGTTCTTAATTTCTATCAGGAGGATATCAAGGGAGTAGCATATAATTATGACTCTCTAAAAGAAGGCTTCAAGAACTTGTATAATGAACTTGTTGAATTTTTGGGTGGTATTGACCAGATTAATAAAAACACCCTCGATTATTATGTCATTGGCTACCTAAGAGATCCAGCTAAGGGCAAATTCTTTGAGGAGAAATATCAGCAACTTGCAAAATTGTTTGAGTTTATTTCCCCAGATCCCTTCTTGGCACCGTACATTGATACTTACAAGAAAATAACTGCCATTTATAAAGCATATGTGAGAAAATACAAAGGAAAGAAAGACAGAAAATTCAGGGAGTATTATAAGAAAACTGAAAAGATAATTGAGAGAAGCGTAGAAGCCAAAGAGATTGAGGATAAATTCCCCTTAATCAAATTTGATGTTGAGTACTTAGAAAAGCTATCATCAAAAATTGAGAATGGGGAAGCAGATGATTCAAAACTTATTGATCTTGCGGTGGTATTAAAGAGCTGGTCTGAGAGAAACAAAAACAAAGGGCCTGCATACCAAAAGTTATCTGAGAGAATTGAAAAACTAATAAAAAGAATCTATGAAAACGCCGAGAAGATAAAGGAATTCACTAAGCAACTTCATGAATTATCTCAGGAAGTTATTGAAATTGAGAAGGAGCCCGTGAAATATGGTCTTAGTTCTGAAGAGTTCCTTCTAATGTCATTCCTTCATGAAAAGTTGGGTGTTGATAAGCAGACAGCGAAGAAGTATGTACTCGAACTGAAAGAAGAACTAAAAGACAAGATGTTTGATGGATGGACTACTAGAGAGAGCGCTAAGGCTGAGGTCGAGCAGAGCGTCAGGCTGTTCTTATTGGTTAAACTGGCCGAAATGAATTTAGAGCCCAGCGAACTTGAGAAAAAACTAGATTCGATTCACAAGGAGTTCTTTGAACTGCTGGTAGAGAACTTTGATGAGGGCTGGAAGTGAGTGCAGAGACTTTATCATCTCTTCCAATTTCAATTGAAGTTAAAGACGTCAAGTTAGCTAGGATAATAATCAGGCCAGATGGTATTGTGTGGGTTGTAGTTCCTCAGGGATATGATAGATATGATGTGGAACAACTATTGTCCAAAAAGAGAGAATGGATTATTCAACAGCTCTCACAAATAGAGTGGTATAAGAAAATCGCCTTGAGTGAGAACTTTTATCTCTTTGGGACCCCCGTTAGGTTGAATATCAAGTATCACAATGCACACAGTAGCAAGTTGACTATTTTAAATAACAAAGTCATTTTATCTATCCCCAAATCTAGGAGAGGACAGGAGATCAGCATTCTTGAGAAGGAGCTTAGAAAAATACTCAGAAATAAGCTGAATGCGATTTTGACCCAATATTCAAAACTTCTAGGAGTCAAATACAATAGAGTCTCAATAAAGAAGCACAAGAGTAAGTGGGGTAGTTGTTCCAACAAAAATAACCTTAACTTTAATCTGGCCCTTTTATCCCTTCCTGAGGACACCCTAAGGTATGCTGTCATACATGAGCTTGTTCATTTGATTGAGAAAAGGCACACTAAAAAATTCTGGCTCATTGTTAGTTCATTGGTTCCGGACTACAAAAGACATGAAAAAATTCTAGAAGAACATTGGCTAATTGTTTGGAATAATGAGATCTGGAGAAAGATACTGGCTATTCCAGAGATTGAGATTTATTAGGCAATGTTTTTATATTTTTGAGGTGATCTCTGTTTGGTGATGAATATGGCAAGGTCGGCAAAGAAGAAAACTGAGAGGCGAGCAAAGCATACAATTTTTGTTGATGACAAGGCATTTAACAAATATAAAACCCTTAAGGAAGCAGTCACAAAAGTAACGGGTAGAAGGGCTGACAATTCTGCTGTTATTGATGCCATCATTACGTTAATCGCAGAGAAAGAGCTGTTTGAGGATCTTATTAAAGTCTATCAGAAAAAGCTTGCGGAAAGGAAAGATATCACGGAAGAGACTAAAGTTGATATATCTAAATACCTTGAACTTCTCAAGTCCTGATCTTTTCTTCTTCTCAACATAATGTCAAAGATAGTCCTTTCCTTACTGGCGACAACTCAAACTATTCACAGATCACATACCTATTAACTATCGGCAGGGATTGAGTTAATCCCTAAATGTCTGCCGGCAATTACTCAAAAGATTACTATCTCCCTAATATTTCTTTCCAATCTATATGATTGAAGTCACTAAAATACATGACAAAATGGCGCTATAACCCTAATATTTAATTGAGCACATAAAGCACATAAATGCTGAAAAAGCTTATATAAGTAGTGTTAATTATATGATACTGGTGATAACTATGGAGACATACTATGTGATTTATGGGGTTGATGTGTATGATGACTATATGAAACTGTTGTCGGAGGAAGAGTTCAACACAGTCAGCAATGCAATTATTAAGTTCATTGATAAGGATTGTGAGATTTGCGACATTGTTGCAAAATACAACGTCCGCAATGTTGTAAACAACATTCTATACTACTTACCAGTCCTACTCCAGAGAAGGGAAGTTAAAACTGATGAAGTGTACATTGATGAAGATACAACCCTGAAGCCCGCTGAAGACAGTGAAAAAATCATTAATACCATACTCAAGAACGCAGAATTGATTAGCAAGGCCGACCTTAAGGCTATCGCAACATTCAAAGTCAATGACTCAACCATATACATCTACAGACTTAGAATTGCCGACTGATTTAATTATTTATAAATTTTTAAGGTTGAGATTTCAAATGGTTCGGAATTCGGATAGTAGTGGAGCTGGTGAATAATCCGTTTTTCTTTTCTGTGCGAATGTTATTAAAAGTTTATAAGTATTCTTTTATGAAAATGAGGTGATAGCGTAAGGTTTTTAAGGTTTACAAATGTAGGCATGAGTGGAGCTGGTGAGGTGCGCTCGCACAACTTGAGTGTGTAAGCCCGTAGAGGGCTTATTTGCAAAAAAAGTTGTGCATTGATGCACGGAAATTTAGGTGAACGGTGATGAGAAAGCA encodes the following:
- a CDS encoding M48 family metallopeptidase, whose amino-acid sequence is MSAETLSSLPISIEVKDVKLARIIIRPDGIVWVVVPQGYDRYDVEQLLSKKREWIIQQLSQIEWYKKIALSENFYLFGTPVRLNIKYHNAHSSKLTILNNKVILSIPKSRRGQEISILEKELRKILRNKLNAILTQYSKLLGVKYNRVSIKKHKSKWGSCSNKNNLNFNLALLSLPEDTLRYAVIHELVHLIEKRHTKKFWLIVSSLVPDYKRHEKILEEHWLIVWNNEIWRKILAIPEIEIY